The Candidatus Methylomirabilota bacterium genome includes the window AGGCGCGCGCCGGGCAGTTCGACCCAGCCGGCGCCGTGGCGGAGGTCGGCCTGGTGTTGCTCGCGAGCGCCTTCCAGGTGGGCGGTCAGGGCGGCCTTGACCGCGGCCGGCAGCATCGTCACCCGGTCCTTGTGGCCCTTGAAACCGTGCTCATACCCGCCACTCCTTCTTGTTCGTGCGGTTCGAAGATAGTCGACCGCCGGGGAGCGTACAAGAGAAATCCAGCCACCATCGTGCACCTCCGCTTCGCCGCCCGCTCCTCCCCTACCGCTTGAGCATCGGCTCCACGTGGGGCCAGAGGTGGTCAACGACGATACGGTAGCCTTCCGCCGTGGGGTGGATACCGTCGGGCTGGTTGAGGCGCGGGTTGCCGGCGACGCCGTCGAGGAGAAAGGGCAGGAACGCCGCCTTGTGCGCGCGCGCGACGTCGGCGTAGAGGCGGCGGAAGTCCGCCGCGTAGCGCGCGCCGTAATTGGGCGGCACTTCCATTCCCGCCACGAGCACTCGCGCGCCCGCCTTCTGGAAGCGCGCCACGATGGCGTCGAGGTTGGCGCGGACGGAGGCGAGATCTTGTCCGCGCAGCGCGTCGTTGGCGCCGATCGCGACGATCACGATATCGGGCTTGTTCTTGAGCGCCCAGTCCACCCGCCTGAGGCCGCCCGCCGTCGTGTCGCCCGAGGCGCCGGCGTTGACCACGCGGTAGTCATAACCCTCGGCGCGGAGCCGGGCCTGGAGCCGCGCTGGATATGAATCCTCGGGCGTGACGCCGAGCCCCGCCGTCAGGCTGTCGCCGAATGCGACGATGACCCGCTCCGCTGCCGCCCCGGCCGGCTGCGCAAGAGCGAGGGCGGCGAGGAGGGCGGCGAGGAGGGTTCGCATCACG containing:
- a CDS encoding arylesterase — encoded protein: MRTLLAALLAALALAQPAGAAAERVIVAFGDSLTAGLGVTPEDSYPARLQARLRAEGYDYRVVNAGASGDTTAGGLRRVDWALKNKPDIVIVAIGANDALRGQDLASVRANLDAIVARFQKAGARVLVAGMEVPPNYGARYAADFRRLYADVARAHKAAFLPFLLDGVAGNPRLNQPDGIHPTAEGYRIVVDHLWPHVEPMLKR